The following is a genomic window from Oryzias latipes chromosome 12, ASM223467v1.
aggaaATAGTTTATTCTAAATGGCTAGCATGGGATAGGCCCTCTAAATTGTGCGTATTGaccttaaattgatttttttagggTACGttgtcaggtttaaaaaaattcttcataaatgctggaatttcttaaaatattgtgCATCACCGCTTGATAGATTATtgaagcattatgggtactgtagtcaggagcctggcaCAGTAATACTTTGCTTCAACTGTTGAGTAGATCACCAAGTTGagtaaagtttgacttatctgactgttttgttttgcgtgATGCGCTGTGTCGTCTGAAAAATAGgatatttgtttgaattaaaaacatttttattttttgtcagagaACCGCAAAGGAGGGGTcaaggagccacatgtggctgtgGAGCCTCAGGCTGCAGACCACTGGTCTAAACAATTATGGCTGATTTGGCTGACCACATTTATTTATCCTAGCGTTGTCAACAAAGTTAAAGAGCCGCTCCAATGGAAGTCATGTTtttaagatcaaacatttttctctttattgagaacattaacaaaaatataaacacatacacaataatataagattaaaactgtttctgagtatttattcaaatctcaatggatcaggagaagatgaaactgATTGTCTCAAAAAGCTTATAGTTGTGACGCTCTAACTGCCATGAATGGGCCAAAGTCTCTACTCCTctccaattctgatgcatccacttgcagacaaataccgGTAGATCCATTAATGTCCTGAGttcccttgtctgagctggtatctggctcaaaagtgtacacatggatagctccaatgttgctcattgatttttttttttttgctatgctaATGTCGGCTAGGGCTTGTGAGGTgctataagctagcgggagagagaatCAACAAATGGTTTATGGGAAATTAGCAGAGGCAAACATCTGCACCACAGCTCTGAGGTGAAATTCTTatgagctgctgtgctgcagaaaaatgtcttaaaaaaacaaaatgatcgtaattaaaaaaaacactgggaacgatttcATAATAGCTAAAAATTCTGTTGGAGTgagacttaaagtcccactccaacagaatgtctgattcctgattcttgtatgtatgtatatacattgTAACAGTCCCAaacatttatgtgtttattctgttgttctaaattatattttaatttgcGCCATCTAGTGGTGAGAGCATGTGGAACAAAGTTCAATTAAAGTTCCACACGGACACAATTAACTACGCACACAGCTATCAGTGCATTGCTGCAGCCACGTGAAGATCTCCGGTAAGATCAGTAGAGATCACATCGATGTATAACAGAATTATCAATGTAATAAtttgtttattgtgtttatttagaaAGTTAAAGGAAAGCTGAAGCCAAATGAGTAATTAGCCCCTCGTGGATGTCAGCCCACGAGgtttgtgtgcttttatttgtataatttaagATTCATATTTTGTAAGCTGTAGAATTatttttgatgcatatttgtgtttttattttgctgccaGTTCTCACGGGTTGTGAAGACCAATAAACCCTGTTTTAAACACCTCGTGCTCATGCTAATTCCTCGAGGGTGCTACAGTGAGAACTCTTCTGCTCCGCATGGGTAGACGAGACGGTGCCAGCGCCGAGAGGGACAACAGCGCCACCCTGCGACGGCCAAATGCACAGAACTTAACTTCAGGTTCCCAAAGATGAATGTTGCATCAAGGACTCAGATTAATATTAGTTAATATGAAAGTATAACCGTCGACAAGAGACTGCAATAAGAAACAAGATATTTTTCGTTTCTGTTTAATCGAAGGGACtgagattattttattttattttcctgttcaaGTTTAAGTGAATTGTTAAAAGGTGAAATTTATCTATAAGTAACCTGTATATTGTTCATATTTAGTGATTCATAGTTACCAGGAATTAGATGTAATATTTGCCTATTCAAGACAAGTTATTGTTGCTTACTGCACACAGTGGTTTAAGTTCAATATTTTAAGTTGAATTAGAAAATTAAGACATTTTGCAATACTGTTAAGTTAAAGGTGCAGTAATTTAAACCaaagtttttctattttcccTACAAAGTACATAAAACTAAATCAGTACTTTAATCTTTAAAATCAAACGCAAGCTTAAAAATGTCAAGATTGGATGTTTCATCTGAAGTTGGTGAAGATGATGTGACATTCAGGTTAAATGAGCAACCATCAGAAGCTGAGTGCGTTGGAGATGATATCCCCACTACCTCACAAGATGCACGAAGGAGCCAAAGAGTCCGTACGCTAACGGAAAAGGGGCAAGAGCTGCATGATGAGCAGGTAAAGAAGGCCGCACATCGTTTCAGTACGTGCTACGAGAAGTGGAAGGCTGTCATTAAAGAGACTAAGAAAGCTATAGATGGACAATGCTCAATGGATCTCCTGGATGAAAACATCACAAAAGTAAACAGTGCTGCTACCAATGTTTGTGCTGCATATGATGATTTAAGACGCATTGACACTCCTGACAATGACACAAGACGCAGGATGGATACCTGTGATGCAGTAACAAGGAGCATCATGGAAGCAGCTGAAAGATCCCAAACATTAAGAAACAGAGGTCAAAAGGATGAAGAAGTTTGGAAGGTCGTAGAGTCAGTGTTCAAGTCTGCTGCTTCTGCAAGGTTAAGTGTTAAATCTCATCACAGTCCAAAGACTTCTTCCAAGTGTTCAAGCAGACACTCCAGCAAAAGACAAGAGGCAGCAGCGGAAGTTGCTGCAAATGAAGCTGCCTTAGAAGTTCAACTGGAACAAGAAAATCGAATTAGGGAAATTGAAAAACAAGAAGCAGAAATTGCACAGAAACAACGAGAGCTGGAAGCAAAGCGCAGAGAAGTGGATCGACTGGAAACAATCAAAAGGCTTCAAGCTGCTAAAGCAAGACAAAGAGTATATGAGCAGAGTGAAAGTTCAGAGGAAGACACGTATGATGTGCTCCACCAGCAATCCTCTGGTAAGGAAAAAAGGGTTAAGTCAGAAACCAGTAGCTTACCCCTCAGACCTCCTTTCCCATCTCAATATGTGTTCTCCACTCCAGAAGTGAACACAAAAGAGCTGGTAAGAGCCTTCGCAGAATCTCTCAACGCAAGTCGTCTCCCAGTCCCAGAGCCAACTATATTCAATGGTGACCCACTCAGATACAATGACTGGAAGATTTCATTTCTGACTCTTGTTGACAGGAAAGCTTTACCAGCCGAAGAGAAGACATACTATTTGCGGAAGTATGTAAGTGGACCTGCAAGGAAAGCCATAGAAAGTTACTTTTTGCTGGGTACAGAATCTGCCTACAATGCAGCATGGACAGTTCTTGAAGACAGGTATGGCAATCCATTCCTTATTGCTAAGGCATTTAGAGACAAACTTGACGCATGGCCAAAGATCAGTTCCAAGGGCAGTGTGGAACTTCAAGAATACGCTGACTTTCTTCGCAGTTGTAATGCAGCTATGCCACACATCAAAGGTCTCGAAGTACTAAATGACTgcaatgaaaaccaaaaaatgctTACAAAACTCCCTGACTGGCTCACATCAAGGTGGAACAGAAAGGTTACAGAAGTCCAAGAGCAGAGCCACATGTTTCCAAGTTTCAGCGATTTTGTTGCGTTCATCTCATGTGAAGCCAAAATTGCATGTAATCCCATAACTTCTCTCTATGCTCTGAAACCAagagaaaatgataaaacaaagtTACAAACAACCAGGACTCATGGCGCAAAGGTCATGGCACTGAACTCCAATGAAAGGGCTGTCAGTTTAAGCTGTGTCTATTGTGAGAAAGCAGGTCACAGTctgcagaaatgtttcaaattcATGAATGAGAACATTGGAGAAAGACTGAAGTTTGCACAAGAGAAGAAGTTATGTTTTGGCTGTTTGAAGGTAGGCCATCGCTCCAAGGATTGTCACAACAGAGAAACCTGTGACACAtgtaagaaaaaacatccaACATGTCTTCACGACACACGGACTAAAGAAGAGCGAACTCAGACAAAGAACAATGAAGCAAGGAGcactgataaaacaaaacaaaggaaacgaGATTCAACACTACAAGACACCAATTTCACACAAACAACAAGTGAAGCAACTTCTAACAGAGTAATGCAGAATGTTAAGGATACTCACACATCTTCTATTGTTCCTGTGTGGGTTTCAGCTGAAAGTGAGCCAGAACGTGAAGTTCTAGTGTATGCACTTCTTGATACGCAGAGCGACACGACCTTCATTTTACAGGAAACTGCAAGAGCCTTGCACACTGTAAATGAGGTAGTTCAGCTAAGGCTTACTACAATGTCATCAAGAAATACTGTTGTTACTTGTCACAAACTCTCCGGTTTACAAGTAAGAGGATTTTACTCAAATCAGATCATCCCTCTGCCAGTAACGTACACCAGAGACTTCATTCCAGCGAATCGGGATCACATTCCAACACCAGCAACTGCCAAGGCATGGCCCCATCTTGAACACATTGCAGATGAAATTGCTCCACTCCAAAGTTGTGATGTCGGTCTTCTGATTGGTTATAACTGCCCTCAAGCACTCATACCCCGTCAAGTGGTTTCTGGCAAGGAAAATCAGCCCTTTGGACAAAAAACTGATCTGGGCTGGAGTATCGTGGGCTTTGGCAATCCACGTCTTGATTATGGTGATGCCTTTGGAGTAAGCCACAAAGTCATTGTGAAGCAAGTGGTTCCAGGTGTTCAACCATCTTCAAGGTTCACCAATGAAGTGCATTACGTGTGCAGAACTCAAATAAAGGAAATGGTCTCACCTGCTAATGTAATCAAGCTGCTGGAGTCTGACTTTGCGGAAAGAGCTGCAGAAGATGTTAAGATCTCCCAAGAAGATCTCAGGTTTCTGACAAAGATGAAGGAAGGCATCAGGCTCAAGGAGGATGGACATTTTGAGATGCCACTTCCGTTTAAGAGTGACAAACCTAACTTACCTGACAACAAATCATGTGCCATACATAGGCTCAGATGTTTGGAAAGAAAGTTGAGACGAAACAAGCAATACTACATGGATTACAAGAAGTTCATGGAAGAAATCATCGCTCACGGCGACGCTGAAAAAGTTCCTGAGCAAGACATCAACAATACTCCAGCATGGTACATTCCCCACCATGGGGTGTACCACCCACAGAAACCAGGAAAGATTCGCATTGTCTTTGATGGCTCTGCTAAGTTTCAAGGAACATCCATTAACGACCATCTTTTGACCGGCCCAGAGCTTACAAACACCCTGCTCGGAGTCTTGTGTCGTTTCCGTAGAAGCCCAGTGGCTATAATGTGCGATATTGAACGCATGTTTCACCAGTTTCACGTGTGTGCTGCTGACCAAGACTACCTACGGTTCTTATGGTGGGAGAACGGCGACCTCGACACCCCATTTACCATCTACAGAATGAAAGTTCATCTGTTCGGTGCGGCATCTTCTCCAGGCTGCGCTAACTATGGCCTCAAACATCTGGCAGCTGAAGGAGAAGGACGCTTCAGTAAGGAAACAGTGaagtttataaaaacaaacttctatGTCGACGATGGCTTAGCAAGTGTTGATACGGAAAGCCAAGCAGTACAGTTGGTCAAAGAGGCACGTGAACTCTGCAGCACAGGCAAACTTCGATTACACAAGTTCATATCAAACAGCACAAAGGTCTTGTATTCCCTTCCAAAGGAAGAATGTTTAGTATCTGCCAAAAATAAGGACATGGCATTGAGTGAAATCCACATAGAGAGAGCACTAGGCGTGCAATGGTGTGTGGAATCAGACCAGTTCCAGTTCAGAGTGACTGTTAAGGAAAATCCACTCACTCGAAGAGGAGTTTTATCCACAGTCGCCTCTGTGTTCGATCCACTTGGATTTGTGTCACCCTTCATCCTGCTAGGAAAGCAGATCCTGCAGCAGATGTGTCGAGATAAACTCAGCTGGGATGACACCTTACCTGAAAATCTTCGACCTCAGTGGGAATCTTGGCTGCTTGATCTAAGGAATTTGGCAAAGGTAAAGATTCAAAGATGCTACACTCCAAATAACTTCAAGGCAGAGCATTATGAACTGCACCACTTCTCTGACGCCAGTACTTCTGGATACGGCATGTGTACCTACCTCAGAGCAGTAAGCACATCTGGTGAAGTCCACTGTTCCTTGGTGATGGGAAGATCAAGAGTTCCACCATCGAAAGTTACAACCATTCCCCGACTTGAGTTGTCAGCTGCTGTAGTTGCTGTTCGCACTGGTGATATGCTGAAAAAGGAACTGGAAGTTGAAATGTTGCAAGAAACCTACTGGACCGATTCAAAGGTTGTTCTAGGATACATCGCGAATGAAGCCAGGAGGttccatgtttttgttgcaaacaGAGTTGAACGTATCAAACAAAGCACAGAGCCTGCACAGTGGAGGTATGTGGCGTCCGAAGAGAACCCAGCAGACCATGCCTCTAGAGGTCTTACAGCTGAACAACTTATAGCCTCAAACTGGTTTCAAGGTCCAGATTTTCTCTGGCAGAAGGTCATGTCCAGTGGTGAGATCAAGGTGGGAGAGATATCAAGCAGTGATCCGGAAGTCAAGAAGGTTCAGGTGCTCAAGACACAAGCCAAAGAACAAAGATCTCTTCTGGATCGCATACACAAGTTCTCAGACTGGTCAAGAATGATCAAAGCCATTGCTAGACTCAAGCGCCTTGCAAAAGAAGTGAAGGAACGCAAGAGAAGATCTTGTGAAGTCAGTAATGTGGAAGAAAGAAGGGAAGCAGAGCTGACAGTTATCAGAATGGTTCAAGGTGCTGCCTTCTCGCATGAAATAAAGTCCCTTCAAAATCCCACATCAATACAAACCAAAGACATTGTCAAAAAGTTACATAAATTGAGTGCATTTCTGGATGACCAAGGCTCACTTCGAGTTGGAGGACGTCTCAAGCATGCTGCTTTACATTCTAATATCAAGCATCCAGTTATCTTACCAAGAGACAGCCATGTGTCAATGTTACTCATCAAGCATTACCATGAGAAAACTCACCATCAAGGACGAGGGATCACTATGAACGAGCTACGCGCAAGTGGATATTGGATCCTTGGCTGCAGCAAGGTTGTATCCTCTTATATCCACAGAtgtgtcaaatgcagaaagttcAGGAGATGCACAGAACAGCAGAAAATGGCAGACCTCCCGAAAGATCGGATGGAGACTACTCCACCATTCACCTACTGTGGGATGGACTGCTTTGGTCCTTTTTATGTCAAGGAAGGCAGGAAGGAGCTAAAGCGTTACGGCTTGTTAATCACCTGCATGTGCTCAAGAGCAGTGCACATAGAAATGCTTGATGATTTAACCACCGATGCCTTCATCAATGCACTGCGTGCATTCATCGCCATAAGAGGCTCAGTTCGTCAGATAAGATGCGATCAGGGAACAAACTTTGTTGGTGCAAGAAATGAGTTTGCAGAGGCATTCAAGGAAATGGACCAAATCAAGCTGGAAAATCTGGAATGCGAGTTTCTCATGAACACCCCAGCTTCAAGTCATATGGGTGGTGTCTGGGAACGACAAATCCGCACCATAAGAAGTGTTCTGTCATCCATCCTTGAACAATCAGCTAAACAACTTGACAGCTCCTCTCTAAGAACTTTCCTTTATGAAGTCATGGCAGTGATAAATAGTCGACCTCTTACCACAGATCAACTATGTGACCCATCAAGCCCAGAACCTCTGACGCCAAACCACATATTGACCATGAAGTCCACAATCATCTCTCCACCACCAGGCAAGTTTGTCAAGGAAGATctttatcttcagaagagatGGCGTCGTGTTCAACTCCTTGCCAATACCTTCTGGACAAGATGGAAAAAGGAGTACTTGCTGAATCTTCAAAGTAGACAAAAATGGACTAAACAATACCGAAATGCCCAAATCAATGATATTGTGCTTTTGAAAGATGAAATAACACCACGAAACCAGTGGAAGTTGGCAAAAATCGTTGATGTGTACCCTAGTAAGGATCAAAGAGTGAGAAAGGTCAAGCTACTGATGAGTGATCGCACTCTAGATGAAAAAGGAAAGCGTATCTCCAAACCTGTTTATCTGGAAAGGCCCATTCAGAAGACAGTTGTCCTGTTAGAAGCAAATTAAGGAGACTGAACTCTTAATACTCTAAATAAAAGAGTAACAAGTCATATTCCATAATTAGTTCACAATTCATTGCATATTAAGAATAACTAGTTCATAAGTTTAAAAGCAATATTTAGTTCTATAAATCACAAGTGATTGGTGGGAGTGTAACAGTCCCAaacatttatgtgtttattctgttgttctaaattatattttaatttgcGCCATCTAGTGGTGAGAGCATGTGGAACAAAGTTCAATTAAAGTTCCACACGGACACAATTAACTACGCACACAGCTATCAGTGCATTGCTGCAGCCACGTGAAGATCTCCGGTAAGATCAGTAGAGATCACATCGATGTATAACAGAATTATCAATGTAATAAtttgtttattgtgtttatttagaaAGTTAAAGGAAAGCTGAAGCCAAATGAGTAATTAGCCCCTCGTGGATGTCAGCCCACGAGgtttgtgtgcttttatttgtataatttaagATTCATATTTTGTAAGCTGTAGAATTatttttgatgcatatttgtgtttttattttgctgccaGTTCTCACGGGTTGTGAAGACCAATAAACCCTGTTTTAAACACCTCGTGCTCATGCTAATTCCTCGAGGGTGCTACATACATAAAAGAacctcatgtttttttccctttcctctcTCAGACTGGTCAGTTATTTGGAGACAACATGTACAAATAGTTCCTGGACTGATCTGCTAACTTTGAGGTGGAGAGGCTGTCAGGTTCATCTGTTTCAGGGTCCTGCATGCTCTCCCTCCATGTTGGCTGTAGCAGTGGATGGAACTTGCTAAATGTACTGTTTtgagagccaaaaaaaaaaaatgtaaaattctttTCCACCTACATTTTTGAtggtataaatgtttttcttatgtaaacttttctgttcttttaggcTCAGTGGTTATTTGGAAGATgcgtttttgaccaaaaacactGTGGTGACCTCCTTTGTGAACTGCATTCATGGGGAAATAGAATATGTAAGGTTATTTTCATGGCCTCTTCCTTAAGAAAATGAACATGCCTGCAtatatgttttattgtattttgtgtC
Proteins encoded in this region:
- the LOC110014314 gene encoding uncharacterized protein LOC110014314 — protein: MSRLDVSSEVGEDDVTFRLNEQPSEAECVGDDIPTTSQDARRSQRVRTLTEKGQELHDEQVKKAAHRFSTCYEKWKAVIKETKKAIDGQCSMDLLDENITKVNSAATNVCAAYDDLRRIDTPDNDTRRRMDTCDAVTRSIMEAAERSQTLRNRGQKDEEVWKVVESVFKSAASARLSVKSHHSPKTSSKCSSRHSSKRQEAAAEVAANEAALEVQLEQENRIREIEKQEAEIAQKQRELEAKRREVDRLETIKRLQAAKARQRVYEQSESSEEDTYDVLHQQSSGKEKRVKSETSSLPLRPPFPSQYVFSTPEVNTKELVRAFAESLNASRLPVPEPTIFNGDPLRYNDWKISFLTLVDRKALPAEEKTYYLRKYVSGPARKAIESYFLLGTESAYNAAWTVLEDRYGNPFLIAKAFRDKLDAWPKISSKGSVELQEYADFLRSCNAAMPHIKGLEVLNDCNENQKMLTKLPDWLTSRWNRKVTEVQEQSHMFPSFSDFVAFISCEAKIACNPITSLYALKPRENDKTKLQTTRTHGAKVMALNSNERAVSLSCVYCEKAGHSLQKCFKFMNENIGERLKFAQEKKLCFGCLKVGHRSKDCHNRETCDTCKKKHPTCLHDTRTKEERTQTKNNEARSTDKTKQRKRDSTLQDTNFTQTTSEATSNRVMQNVKDTHTSSIVPVWVSAESEPEREVLVYALLDTQSDTTFILQETARALHTVNEVVQLRLTTMSSRNTVVTCHKLSGLQVRGFYSNQIIPLPVTYTRDFIPANRDHIPTPATAKAWPHLEHIADEIAPLQSCDVGLLIGYNCPQALIPRQVVSGKENQPFGQKTDLGWSIVGFGNPRLDYGDAFGVSHKVIVKQVVPGVQPSSRFTNEVHYVCRTQIKEMVSPANVIKLLESDFAERAAEDVKISQEDLRFLTKMKEGIRLKEDGHFEMPLPFKSDKPNLPDNKSCAIHRLRCLERKLRRNKQYYMDYKKFMEEIIAHGDAEKVPEQDINNTPAWYIPHHGVYHPQKPGKIRIVFDGSAKFQGTSINDHLLTGPELTNTLLGVLCRFRRSPVAIMCDIERMFHQFHVCAADQDYLRFLWWENGDLDTPFTIYRMKVHLFGAASSPGCANYGLKHLAAEGEGRFSKETVKFIKTNFYVDDGLASVDTESQAVQLVKEARELCSTGKLRLHKFISNSTKVLYSLPKEECLVSAKNKDMALSEIHIERALGVQWCVESDQFQFRVTVKENPLTRRGVLSTVASVFDPLGFVSPFILLGKQILQQMCRDKLSWDDTLPENLRPQWESWLLDLRNLAKVKIQRCYTPNNFKAEHYELHHFSDASTSGYGMCTYLRAVSTSGEVHCSLVMGRSRVPPSKVTTIPRLELSAAVVAVRTGDMLKKELEVEMLQETYWTDSKVVLGYIANEARRFHVFVANRVERIKQSTEPAQWRYVASEENPADHASRGLTAEQLIASNWFQGPDFLWQKVMSSGEIKVGEISSSDPEVKKVQVLKTQAKEQRSLLDRIHKFSDWSRMIKAIARLKRLAKEVKERKRRSCEVSNVEERREAELTVIRMVQGAAFSHEIKSLQNPTSIQTKDIVKKLHKLSAFLDDQGSLRVGGRLKHAALHSNIKHPVILPRDSHVSMLLIKHYHEKTHHQGRGITMNELRASGYWILGCSKVVSSYIHRCVKCRKFRRCTEQQKMADLPKDRMETTPPFTYCGMDCFGPFYVKEGRKELKRYGLLITCMCSRAVHIEMLDDLTTDAFINALRAFIAIRGSVRQIRCDQGTNFVGARNEFAEAFKEMDQIKLENLECEFLMNTPASSHMGGVWERQIRTIRSVLSSILEQSAKQLDSSSLRTFLYEVMAVINSRPLTTDQLCDPSSPEPLTPNHILTMKSTIISPPPGKFVKEDLYLQKRWRRVQLLANTFWTRWKKEYLLNLQSRQKWTKQYRNAQINDIVLLKDEITPRNQWKLAKIVDVYPSKDQRVRKVKLLMSDRTLDEKGKRISKPVYLERPIQKTVVLLEAN